Proteins co-encoded in one Spirosoma endbachense genomic window:
- a CDS encoding DsbA family protein: MKLLIRNFFFDHPFSSLPFMNSITTNSFADRGGPTPTVELTEFGDFTGAQCRRSRPLLASILKAFDGRVRYSYRHFPNDQSEASKMAALAAEAARRQGQFWLMYQALFTQPTINRSSLSTLAISLGLHYHQFLNDLDDEELYHRIDADRREGQQLGVMTTPTFFVNGQRFYGKLTQARLAPIVHAQVSQYAQPVLSKVDVANGMIYWGRGE; encoded by the coding sequence ATGAAACTTCTTATCAGAAACTTCTTTTTTGATCACCCTTTCTCTTCGCTCCCGTTTATGAATTCGATAACAACCAATTCCTTTGCTGACAGGGGAGGGCCGACACCTACGGTCGAGCTGACCGAGTTTGGCGACTTTACCGGTGCCCAGTGCCGCCGGAGCCGGCCTTTACTCGCGTCGATATTAAAGGCGTTCGATGGTCGGGTTCGGTATAGCTATCGCCATTTCCCCAACGACCAAAGCGAAGCCTCGAAAATGGCAGCTTTAGCGGCTGAAGCCGCCCGTCGGCAAGGGCAATTCTGGCTCATGTATCAGGCCTTGTTTACCCAGCCCACCATCAATCGCTCATCACTTTCGACGCTTGCCATTTCGCTCGGGTTGCACTACCATCAGTTTCTAAACGATCTGGATGATGAAGAACTGTATCATCGAATTGACGCCGACCGACGCGAAGGACAGCAGCTTGGCGTCATGACAACGCCTACGTTTTTCGTTAATGGACAACGGTTTTACGGAAAGCTAACACAGGCCCGTTTAGCGCCAATTGTTCACGCTCAGGTAAGTCAGTACGCTCAACCCGTGCTTAGCAAAGTGGATGTTGCCAATGGCATGATCTACTGGGGACGAGGTGAATGA
- a CDS encoding sigma 54-interacting transcriptional regulator: protein MQQHLTPPLSSTSACQILIVEDEYIIANDLELILHVAGYPVLGVADSVAEALTLIAQQRPDMVLLDIYLKGKETGIDLAKQLEDKGIPFIYISANDNKSVLEQVKATQPSGYIVKPFREKDILTTLEISRYRHAHSVEMRLREEKALQIGLTDALSASESWEHKLLNAARLLQPNVPFDFLTIQYQKNGVNQSYNFYQVGFDEYKTLTLNDLQPMTGYAADQLLAMQSGMRFREPVRYNEEAFDGFCQAHRYGQVLAKSFRLQSGLVMPLRMSGNNSFVILFLSRKADVYRASHLTLLERLEQPIVLMLERVLAFEEVARLSEQLQREKNYLQEEVKTSANFEEIIGRSQSLLRVFEQVNQVAYTDTTVLILGESGTGKELIARAIHNLSPRKSKILVKINCAALPATLIESELFGHEKGAFTGAFEKRIGKFELAQEGTIFLDEIGELPLELQAKLLRVLQEKEIERIGGKTPIKTDVRIIAATNRNLEKEVAEGRFRMDLYFRLATFPITLPALRERAGDIPLLANFFARKSARKMGKSFRGINPQVLDELVNYPWPGNIRELENVMEQAVILNDGQTPLELGRPLVSNLFLFSRPTLSPENDSRDSSQSTNSPPKDLNDIKQIQQQTERDYILAVLKRTNGRIRGSNGAAELLNLKPTTLEYRMDKLGIRKTLSVDPNHSQTDPD, encoded by the coding sequence ATGCAGCAACACCTCACTCCTCCCCTTTCCTCTACCTCAGCCTGTCAAATTCTGATCGTTGAAGATGAATACATCATCGCCAATGATCTGGAGTTGATTCTGCACGTTGCCGGGTATCCTGTTCTGGGGGTAGCCGATTCTGTGGCCGAAGCCCTGACACTCATAGCGCAGCAAAGGCCCGATATGGTTTTGCTCGACATTTATCTGAAAGGGAAAGAAACCGGCATCGACTTGGCCAAACAGCTCGAAGACAAGGGTATTCCGTTTATCTATATCTCGGCTAATGACAACAAAAGTGTCCTGGAACAGGTAAAAGCTACGCAGCCCAGTGGCTACATTGTGAAGCCGTTTCGGGAAAAAGATATATTGACAACGCTGGAAATCAGCCGGTATCGTCACGCCCACAGCGTTGAAATGAGACTACGGGAGGAAAAAGCGTTGCAAATAGGCCTCACCGATGCTTTGTCAGCATCGGAAAGTTGGGAACATAAACTACTGAACGCGGCCAGATTACTGCAGCCTAATGTCCCATTCGACTTTCTGACGATTCAGTATCAGAAGAACGGTGTCAATCAGAGCTATAATTTCTATCAGGTCGGATTTGACGAATATAAAACCCTCACTCTGAACGATTTGCAACCGATGACGGGCTATGCCGCAGACCAACTGCTGGCGATGCAAAGCGGGATGCGCTTTCGGGAACCTGTCCGCTATAACGAAGAAGCCTTCGACGGTTTTTGTCAAGCCCACCGCTATGGGCAGGTGCTCGCCAAATCATTCCGGCTCCAGTCAGGGCTGGTCATGCCGTTGCGGATGAGCGGCAACAACTCGTTTGTAATTCTATTCCTGAGCCGAAAAGCTGATGTATATCGTGCGTCGCACCTGACACTACTGGAACGGTTAGAGCAGCCAATCGTTCTGATGCTGGAGCGTGTGCTGGCTTTTGAGGAGGTGGCCCGGCTTAGCGAACAGCTCCAGCGCGAAAAGAACTATCTTCAGGAGGAAGTTAAAACGTCGGCCAATTTTGAAGAAATCATTGGCCGTAGTCAGTCGTTACTACGGGTTTTTGAGCAGGTCAACCAGGTTGCTTATACCGATACAACAGTGTTGATCCTGGGCGAGAGCGGAACCGGCAAAGAGCTGATTGCCAGAGCTATCCATAACCTGTCGCCCCGAAAGAGCAAGATTCTGGTCAAGATAAACTGTGCCGCACTCCCCGCCACACTCATTGAATCGGAACTGTTTGGCCATGAGAAAGGGGCTTTCACGGGTGCTTTCGAGAAACGAATTGGCAAGTTTGAACTGGCCCAGGAGGGCACCATTTTCCTGGATGAGATTGGGGAGTTGCCCCTGGAGTTACAGGCCAAGCTTTTACGGGTTTTGCAGGAAAAGGAAATAGAACGAATCGGTGGCAAAACGCCAATCAAAACCGATGTGCGGATCATCGCCGCCACAAACCGCAATCTGGAAAAAGAAGTAGCCGAAGGGCGCTTCCGGATGGACCTTTACTTCCGACTCGCCACCTTCCCCATTACCTTACCCGCCTTGCGCGAACGAGCCGGGGATATTCCGTTACTGGCTAACTTCTTCGCCCGAAAATCAGCCCGAAAAATGGGAAAATCCTTTCGGGGGATCAATCCCCAAGTACTCGATGAACTGGTTAACTACCCCTGGCCGGGCAACATTCGGGAACTGGAGAACGTCATGGAGCAGGCCGTAATTCTTAACGATGGGCAGACACCCCTCGAATTGGGTCGGCCTTTGGTAAGTAATCTATTTCTATTCAGTAGACCTACCTTATCCCCGGAGAATGACAGTCGTGATTCCAGTCAATCGACCAATTCCCCGCCAAAAGACCTGAATGACATAAAACAGATTCAGCAGCAAACGGAACGCGACTATATTCTGGCGGTGCTTAAGCGCACCAATGGCCGCATCCGGGGCAGCAATGGGGCGGCTGAACTCCTCAACCTCAAACCAACAACGCTGGAGTACCGGATGGATAAACTGGGCATTCGCAAAACGCTTTCCGTTGATCCTAATCATTCTCAGACTGATCCCGACTGA
- a CDS encoding SDR family NAD(P)-dependent oxidoreductase: MATLFITGTSGGLGHVVTQALLNEGHLVIATRQYSDNPQNLIHGFSDLLFTYETDLADEAQVQKLIQRVIHKHGPIDAAVLLAGGYAGGSLTETDGALIDSMMTVNFKTAYHVIQPLFTYMSSRSNGGRFVLIGARQPLNAQFGRQAVAYTLAKSLLFDLSDLINASGKEHDIVSTVIAPSVIDTPANRRAMPDADFTAWVDPQTLADTIAFVLFGAGRALREPILKVYNRA; encoded by the coding sequence ATGGCTACCCTATTCATAACTGGTACTTCTGGTGGCTTAGGCCACGTGGTCACCCAAGCCCTGCTGAACGAAGGGCATCTCGTTATTGCTACGCGCCAGTATAGCGACAATCCGCAAAACCTTATTCATGGCTTTTCAGACTTGCTGTTTACCTATGAAACAGACCTGGCTGATGAAGCCCAGGTTCAAAAGTTAATCCAACGGGTTATTCACAAACACGGTCCTATCGACGCAGCGGTTCTGTTAGCGGGTGGGTATGCAGGTGGTTCACTGACGGAGACGGATGGGGCCTTAATCGATAGCATGATGACGGTAAATTTCAAAACGGCTTATCATGTCATTCAGCCACTTTTTACCTACATGAGTAGCCGATCCAACGGAGGACGGTTCGTACTCATTGGTGCCAGACAACCGTTAAATGCCCAATTCGGTCGGCAAGCAGTGGCGTATACGTTAGCCAAATCACTGTTGTTCGACTTGTCGGACCTGATCAATGCGTCGGGTAAAGAGCACGATATTGTCTCTACCGTCATTGCCCCCAGTGTTATTGATACCCCTGCAAACCGTCGGGCTATGCCGGATGCCGACTTTACGGCCTGGGTCGATCCGCAAACTCTGGCCGACACGATTGCCTTTGTGCTTTTTGGCGCGGGCCGTGCCTTACGAGAACCCATACTTAAGGTATACAATCGGGCCTAG
- a CDS encoding NAD(P)/FAD-dependent oxidoreductase, with amino-acid sequence MEINIPDSGLPRVVIVGSGFGGIQLAKSLKGKAFEVVLLDRNNYHTFLPLLYQVATAGLEPDAIAEPVREIFTRQPHFHFRMAEVLQIDPQHHKLDTSIGTLHYDYLVLACGSQANYYGSDELTRHALPMKTVRNALSLRSRLLENSERALELTNEQQQLEQMNIIIAGGGPTGVELAGAIAELRDIVLAKDYPELPLKHMKIHLIEGNNRLLKSMGEDSSRKAHQFLNRMGVTVHLKVMVQSYDGRVVTLSNGDTHAAKTLFWTAGVEGVLIPGLSPASVGKGNRYRVNAVNQVEGYENVFAIGDNALQVLPDYPQGLPGLAPPAIQQGQWLAKNLVSINRQEPLQPFRYVNKGVMAVIGRNRAVVELPFWHTQGFLAWILWMGVHLLLLVGFRNKASTVLNWAVNYFSYSRASRLITRFQNAPVEAVTSVSGASVPL; translated from the coding sequence ATGGAGATTAACATTCCCGATTCTGGTTTACCCCGCGTAGTCATTGTGGGCAGTGGGTTTGGTGGTATACAACTGGCTAAATCCCTGAAAGGAAAAGCGTTTGAGGTGGTATTGCTCGACAGGAATAACTACCACACGTTTTTGCCGCTACTTTATCAGGTGGCGACGGCCGGCCTGGAACCCGACGCCATTGCCGAACCCGTTCGGGAAATCTTTACCAGACAACCCCATTTCCATTTTCGAATGGCGGAGGTTCTTCAGATCGATCCACAGCACCATAAACTGGACACCTCCATTGGTACCCTGCACTACGATTACCTGGTGCTGGCCTGCGGCTCACAAGCCAATTATTACGGGAGTGACGAGCTGACCCGCCATGCCCTGCCCATGAAGACGGTGAGAAACGCCCTGTCCTTACGGAGTCGACTGCTTGAAAATAGTGAACGGGCGCTGGAACTAACCAATGAGCAGCAACAACTCGAACAGATGAACATCATCATTGCCGGTGGAGGCCCAACGGGTGTTGAACTGGCCGGTGCCATTGCCGAACTACGCGACATTGTACTGGCCAAAGACTACCCTGAACTGCCCCTTAAACACATGAAGATTCACCTAATCGAGGGGAACAACCGCTTATTAAAAAGCATGGGAGAAGACTCTTCCCGAAAGGCCCATCAGTTTCTGAACCGGATGGGCGTAACGGTGCATTTAAAAGTCATGGTTCAATCCTACGATGGCCGGGTTGTTACGCTTAGTAATGGAGACACGCATGCTGCCAAAACCCTGTTTTGGACGGCCGGAGTGGAAGGCGTACTCATTCCGGGCTTATCGCCCGCCAGCGTTGGAAAAGGAAATCGGTATAGGGTCAACGCGGTTAATCAGGTGGAGGGCTATGAGAACGTATTCGCTATTGGCGATAATGCTCTGCAAGTGCTTCCGGATTATCCACAGGGGCTTCCGGGATTGGCTCCCCCAGCCATCCAGCAAGGGCAATGGCTGGCGAAGAATTTAGTTTCTATAAATCGGCAAGAACCGCTTCAACCATTTCGCTACGTAAATAAAGGTGTAATGGCTGTTATTGGCCGCAATCGGGCCGTCGTTGAGCTACCCTTCTGGCACACGCAGGGGTTTTTGGCTTGGATACTCTGGATGGGCGTACACCTGCTTTTATTGGTTGGGTTTCGCAACAAAGCGTCGACGGTACTGAATTGGGCAGTCAATTATTTTAGTTACAGCCGGGCTTCTCGGCTAATCACTCGATTTCAGAACGCTCCCGTTGAAGCCGTGACCAGCGTTTCAGGTGCTTCTGTTCCTCTTTAA
- a CDS encoding winged helix-turn-helix domain-containing protein gives MANYKPSDYELLRRRCAQLKEQGWKQTKIAQALGLTEGWVSRTLKKYRQEGQAALTWRKPSGPACRLTDQQLTQLIEELNKGAEQHGFPGHIWTRPRVNELIKKLFGVSYDVSQVGRLLKKLEWTRQKPQPKARQQNPQRVQQWRDERLPELKKSQG, from the coding sequence ATGGCAAATTATAAACCATCGGACTACGAACTCCTGCGTCGGCGATGTGCTCAACTAAAAGAGCAAGGCTGGAAGCAAACTAAAATTGCTCAGGCTTTAGGACTGACGGAGGGCTGGGTCAGCCGAACCCTCAAAAAATATCGACAAGAGGGCCAAGCCGCTTTAACTTGGCGTAAACCAAGTGGACCCGCCTGCCGCTTGACAGATCAGCAGTTAACTCAGTTAATCGAGGAGTTGAATAAAGGGGCTGAGCAGCATGGGTTCCCGGGTCATATCTGGACACGCCCTCGGGTTAATGAGCTCATCAAAAAGCTATTCGGCGTTAGTTATGATGTGTCTCAGGTTGGGCGTTTGCTCAAGAAACTGGAATGGACCCGTCAGAAGCCCCAGCCTAAAGCTCGGCAACAGAATCCGCAACGAGTCCAACAGTGGCGAGACGAACGCTTACCTGAACTCAAAAAAAGCCAGGGCTGA
- a CDS encoding transposase, giving the protein MLGLTWAPRGQTPVLLEQAGRDHLSLIAAIAPNGRIYLAGQDQSFKGEDIVWFLGKLCSRYRKRDLLIIWDGASIHRSEAVKAFLKARPGRVHLECLPAYSRATVARS; this is encoded by the coding sequence ATGCTGGGGCTGACTTGGGCACCCCGAGGGCAAACACCTGTGCTGCTCGAGCAAGCAGGTCGTGATCACTTAAGCCTAATTGCAGCCATTGCGCCTAATGGCCGTATTTACTTGGCAGGCCAAGATCAGTCCTTCAAGGGAGAGGATATAGTATGGTTTTTGGGTAAGCTTTGCAGTCGCTATCGCAAGCGTGATTTGCTGATCATATGGGATGGAGCTTCTATTCATCGGAGTGAAGCCGTTAAAGCGTTCCTGAAGGCACGTCCGGGACGTGTTCATTTGGAGTGTTTACCGGCCTACAGCCGCGCCACGGTGGCCCGGAGTTGA
- a CDS encoding type ISP restriction/modification enzyme, protein MKLDEYIDSVNKRYQAGNATEHTFRGDLQQLIETLVTNVEATNEPKRQKFGAPDYIITKNDIPVGYIEAKDIGDRDLEGNKVTGNKEQFDRYKAALNNIIFTDYLNFYLYRDGQFVVKVIIADITGSGIKALPENFDKFSNLINDFCGYVGQTIKSSKKLAEMMAGKAKLLSEIIENSITGDEINEANSTLQQQFEGLKDVLIHDITPKGFADVYAQTIAYGMLAARFHDATLPTFSRQEAAELIPKSNPFLRKLFGYIAGPEIDDRIKWIVDSLAEIFLACNVVEIFKNYGKSTKMEDPIIHFYETFLSEYDPSLRKERGVWYTPAPVVSFIVRAVDDVLKTEFGLPSGLADTSKTTIKVKTAVKATGDLRSKLKEVYIDREVHKVQILDPATGTGTFLAEVVKHIYKKYKGQKGIWSSYVESQLLPRLNGFELLMASYAMAHLQLDLLLAETGYKPIISQRLKIYLTNSLEEDHPDTGTLFAHWLSTEANEANHIKRDTPVMCILGNPPYNGESKNKGEWIMKLMEDYKKEPGGREKLKERNSKWLNDDYVKFIRYGQYYIEKNGSGVLAFINPHGFLDNSTFRGMRWSLLKTYDKIYTIDLHGNSNKKEVSEDGTLDMNLFNIQQGTSINIFIKTGNKKDNELGKVFHCDLYGKRDFKFDFLDNNSLTTIPYKEIPTKAPMYYMVQRDTDVEKEYENGFKINNLFNFNKAGIVTARDEFTIQISKEEVEKVIKKFLELDDEQARTYFKLGKDVEDWKVNLARKDLKESGVDFNNIVKITYRPFEDRYTYYTGKSKGFHCRPRGEVMRHMFKKDNIALICPKQLSDNESPGAFITRNIAGHKTYSAYNINNIFPLYLYPESKDEINFIKASSRILNLNTDIIAKIAKDLNLYFIEDDNLAANLPQGYQDIFYPLDILDYIYAIMHSFTYTGKYKEFLQTSFPIIPYPKDRKTFKDLAGLGRTIRQLHLLESPLVEDLITEYPVDGSNVIENIKYEDGNVFINETQYFSHIPQVAWDSYIGGYQPAQKWLKDRKDRKLDFDDILHYQKIIVALTETDRIMTEIDKIEIE, encoded by the coding sequence ATAATCTTTACTGATTACCTAAACTTTTACCTGTATCGTGATGGTCAATTTGTAGTTAAAGTCATAATAGCAGATATTACCGGTAGTGGTATAAAAGCCCTGCCAGAAAACTTTGATAAGTTTTCTAACCTGATAAATGACTTCTGTGGATACGTCGGACAGACTATAAAGAGTTCAAAGAAGCTGGCGGAAATGATGGCAGGTAAAGCGAAACTTCTATCAGAGATAATAGAGAACTCAATCACTGGCGATGAAATCAATGAAGCAAATAGTACTTTGCAGCAACAGTTTGAGGGTTTGAAGGATGTATTAATCCACGACATAACTCCCAAAGGTTTTGCTGATGTATATGCTCAAACTATAGCTTACGGAATGCTGGCTGCACGTTTTCATGATGCAACATTACCCACTTTCAGCAGACAGGAAGCAGCCGAACTAATCCCAAAAAGTAATCCATTTTTACGTAAACTGTTTGGCTACATAGCTGGTCCAGAAATTGACGACCGTATAAAATGGATTGTAGATAGTTTGGCTGAAATATTTCTCGCCTGTAATGTCGTTGAAATATTTAAAAACTATGGGAAGTCTACAAAAATGGAAGACCCAATCATCCATTTTTATGAAACATTTCTAAGTGAGTATGACCCTAGTTTACGCAAGGAACGTGGAGTATGGTATACGCCTGCACCTGTGGTGAGCTTTATTGTGAGAGCGGTTGATGATGTTCTCAAGACAGAATTTGGGTTGCCATCTGGACTAGCTGATACAAGTAAAACGACTATAAAAGTTAAAACAGCAGTAAAGGCAACGGGAGATTTACGCTCTAAGCTTAAAGAAGTATATATAGATAGAGAAGTACACAAAGTACAAATTCTTGACCCCGCAACAGGTACAGGCACTTTTCTAGCAGAAGTAGTGAAACATATTTACAAAAAGTACAAAGGGCAAAAAGGTATTTGGAGTAGCTATGTAGAATCCCAATTATTACCTCGCTTAAATGGATTCGAGTTACTAATGGCTAGTTATGCAATGGCACACTTACAACTCGATTTGCTACTTGCTGAAACTGGATATAAACCAATTATATCACAAAGACTTAAAATATATCTTACCAATAGTTTAGAAGAAGATCACCCAGATACAGGAACACTTTTTGCTCATTGGCTTAGTACAGAAGCAAACGAGGCTAACCATATAAAAAGAGATACGCCTGTAATGTGCATCCTTGGCAATCCACCTTACAATGGAGAAAGTAAAAATAAAGGTGAATGGATAATGAAGCTAATGGAAGATTACAAAAAGGAACCAGGTGGAAGAGAGAAGCTAAAAGAACGAAATTCAAAATGGTTGAATGATGATTATGTAAAATTCATACGATATGGGCAGTATTATATTGAAAAAAATGGTAGCGGTGTTTTAGCTTTCATAAATCCACATGGATTTTTAGACAATTCGACTTTCAGAGGAATGCGTTGGAGCCTACTCAAAACGTATGATAAGATATATACTATAGATTTGCATGGAAACAGCAATAAAAAAGAAGTTTCTGAAGATGGGACTTTAGATATGAATCTTTTTAATATTCAGCAAGGAACGTCAATAAATATATTTATAAAAACAGGAAATAAAAAAGACAATGAGCTAGGTAAAGTATTTCATTGCGATTTGTATGGTAAGCGGGATTTCAAATTTGACTTCTTAGATAATAACTCATTAACAACAATCCCTTACAAAGAAATACCCACAAAAGCGCCTATGTACTATATGGTGCAGCGAGATACTGATGTTGAAAAAGAATATGAAAATGGTTTTAAAATCAACAATTTATTCAATTTTAATAAAGCGGGCATTGTAACTGCTAGGGACGAGTTTACTATTCAAATATCCAAAGAGGAAGTTGAAAAAGTAATAAAAAAATTCTTAGAGCTTGATGATGAACAGGCTCGAACCTATTTTAAATTAGGCAAAGATGTCGAGGATTGGAAAGTAAATCTTGCAAGAAAAGACTTGAAGGAGTCAGGGGTCGATTTCAACAATATAGTAAAAATAACTTATCGACCTTTTGAAGATAGATATACCTATTACACAGGGAAATCAAAAGGGTTTCATTGTAGACCTAGAGGAGAAGTAATGAGGCACATGTTTAAAAAGGATAATATTGCATTAATATGCCCTAAACAGTTATCCGATAATGAGAGCCCTGGTGCGTTCATAACAAGAAACATTGCAGGTCATAAAACGTATAGTGCTTATAACATTAATAATATTTTCCCCCTTTATCTATATCCTGAATCAAAAGATGAAATAAATTTCATTAAAGCTTCAAGTAGGATACTAAATTTAAATACTGATATTATTGCCAAGATAGCTAAAGATTTAAATCTATACTTCATAGAAGACGATAACCTAGCCGCTAATCTACCTCAAGGCTATCAAGATATTTTTTATCCTTTGGATATTTTAGATTATATATATGCAATTATGCATAGCTTTACATATACAGGAAAATATAAAGAGTTTTTACAAACGAGCTTTCCTATTATTCCGTATCCAAAAGATAGAAAAACTTTTAAAGATTTAGCTGGATTAGGAAGAACAATCAGACAGTTACACCTGCTTGAAAGTCCATTGGTGGAAGATTTAATTACTGAATATCCTGTTGATGGCAGTAATGTAATTGAAAATATAAAATATGAGGACGGAAACGTGTTTATTAATGAAACTCAATATTTTTCCCATATACCGCAAGTAGCTTGGGATTCTTATATTGGGGGTTATCAACCTGCTCAAAAATGGCTTAAAGATCGGAAAGACAGAAAGTTAGATTTTGATGATATTTTACACTACCAAAAGATCATCGTAGCTCTGACCGAAACAGATAGAATAATGACTGAGATTGATAAAATAGAAATTGAGTGA